A genomic region of Tsukamurella pulmonis contains the following coding sequences:
- a CDS encoding isochorismatase family protein, protein MALPKTVVYDLPEIECADTVDWTVEPSRAVLLIHDMQEHFVGPFEREAEPLRTVVPNIVALRAAARAAGVPVVYTAQPGDQDPEERALLTDFWGPGLKTANQDIIGELTPADDDVLLTKWRYSAFAKSDLAERMRAWGRDQLVIAGIYAHIGIMTTALDAFMRDVQPYVVRDAVADFSAQDHANAITYVAGRCGRVETTVKVLEALR, encoded by the coding sequence ATGGCCCTGCCGAAAACGGTCGTCTACGACCTGCCCGAGATCGAGTGCGCCGACACCGTCGACTGGACCGTCGAGCCCTCGCGCGCCGTCCTGCTGATCCACGACATGCAGGAGCACTTCGTGGGCCCGTTCGAGCGGGAGGCGGAGCCGCTGCGCACCGTCGTGCCGAACATCGTGGCGCTGCGTGCCGCGGCCCGCGCCGCCGGCGTGCCCGTCGTCTACACGGCCCAGCCCGGCGATCAGGACCCCGAGGAGCGCGCGCTGCTCACCGACTTCTGGGGCCCCGGCCTCAAGACCGCGAACCAGGACATCATCGGGGAGCTGACCCCCGCCGACGACGACGTGCTGCTCACCAAGTGGCGCTACAGCGCGTTCGCCAAGTCGGACCTCGCCGAGCGGATGCGGGCCTGGGGCCGCGATCAGCTGGTGATCGCCGGGATCTACGCCCACATCGGGATCATGACCACCGCGCTCGACGCCTTCATGCGCGACGTGCAGCCGTACGTGGTGCGCGACGCCGTCGCCGACTTCTCCGCACAGGATCACGCCAACGCGATCACCTATGTGGCGGGCCGGTGCGGCAGAGTGGAGACTACGGTCAAGGTTCTGGAGGCATTGCGATGA
- a CDS encoding L,D-transpeptidase family protein, which produces MLLKRRQVLVGFAALPAAAVASSLTVPHAAAAEADKALLDAAVAAAPTAREVITVAAPSFSSTDVQVSAWALLEQGWSKVYGPVPGKVGQQGIGEGEDGVPRTPFGVFRLDLAFGRQDNPGTTLPYTKVTNQHWWDGNVDSPTYDRMVVQAASPGPESENLYDIGPVYDYAVHFDNNPSHTPGKGGAMFLHVTDGNPTLGCVAISREGMITLLKWLAPAHNPVLVTGLAG; this is translated from the coding sequence ATGTTGCTCAAGAGGCGTCAGGTGCTCGTGGGATTCGCAGCGCTTCCGGCCGCCGCCGTCGCCTCGTCGCTGACGGTGCCGCACGCCGCCGCAGCGGAGGCGGACAAGGCACTGCTCGATGCCGCGGTCGCGGCGGCCCCGACGGCCCGCGAGGTCATCACCGTCGCGGCACCGTCGTTCTCCTCCACCGACGTGCAGGTCTCGGCCTGGGCCCTGCTCGAACAGGGCTGGAGCAAGGTCTACGGACCGGTCCCGGGCAAGGTCGGGCAGCAGGGCATCGGCGAGGGCGAAGACGGTGTGCCCCGCACCCCGTTCGGCGTCTTCCGCCTCGACCTCGCGTTCGGCCGGCAGGACAACCCGGGCACCACGCTGCCGTACACCAAGGTGACCAACCAGCACTGGTGGGACGGGAACGTCGACTCCCCCACGTACGACCGGATGGTCGTGCAGGCGGCGAGCCCCGGGCCCGAGAGCGAGAACCTCTACGACATCGGTCCCGTCTACGACTACGCCGTGCACTTCGACAACAACCCCAGCCACACCCCGGGCAAGGGCGGCGCGATGTTCCTGCACGTCACGGACGGCAACCCGACGCTCGGCTGCGTCGCGATCAGCCGCGAGGGCATGATCACCCTGCTCAAATGGCTCGCGCCCGCGCACAACCCCGTGCTGGTCACCGGCCTCGCGGGCTGA
- a CDS encoding prolyl oligopeptidase family serine peptidase, with the protein MISHGFQPSPSVESMDQYAWLEEVESATALDWAREQGAASTARLAGPRFDEIRSGVLAILDTDQRIPYPVRRGEYLWNFWRDADHPYGLWRRTTLESFRSESPEWDVVIDVDALREAEGENWVWGGAAVLRGVSPDGARYDRALVSLSRGGADASVVREFSISRREFLDDGFSLPEAKSRISWIDADTVYVGTDFGPGSLTDSGYPRLVKRWRRGTPLGHADLVYEGHHTDVSIGAGYDDTPGYERHFVTRAIDFYNSEIYLLDPETLALERIDVPTDADADVHESRLMVRPKSPWELPTGTVPPGALVAFDFDAYRSGSRDYSTVFTPDAHTALAGYAWTKSYLLLSTMRDVRSELHTLEPGTWDERGTRGFPELAEIGVYYTDPREGDEIFATASGFTLPPTLLHGEAGGSVEPLKSAPAFYDAEGVTTEQFFATSDDGTQVPYFVVRKPATGPQPTLLYGYGGFEVSLTPDYTPVSGLSWIERGGVYVLANIRGGGEYGPDWHTAALKENRLRAYEDFAAVARDLVARGITTREQLGAQGGSNGGLLMGVMYTRYPELFGAIVCQVPLLDMRRYHQLLAGASWMAEYGDPDDPAQWAYISEYSPYQNLPSPDADLPALLVTTSTRDDRVHPGHARKFVAALRERGIEVDYYENIEGGHGGAADNKQAAFKSALAYEFLWRELGSAES; encoded by the coding sequence GTGATCAGCCACGGCTTTCAGCCTAGCCCTAGTGTGGAGTCCATGGATCAGTACGCATGGCTCGAAGAAGTGGAATCCGCCACTGCGCTCGATTGGGCGCGCGAACAGGGCGCCGCGAGCACCGCGCGGCTGGCCGGCCCGCGGTTCGACGAGATCCGCTCCGGCGTGCTGGCCATCCTGGACACCGACCAGCGCATCCCCTACCCGGTGCGCCGCGGCGAGTACCTGTGGAACTTCTGGCGCGACGCCGACCACCCGTACGGGCTGTGGCGCCGCACCACGCTCGAGTCCTTCCGCAGTGAGAGCCCCGAGTGGGACGTCGTCATCGACGTCGACGCGCTCCGCGAGGCCGAGGGCGAGAACTGGGTGTGGGGCGGGGCCGCCGTCCTGCGCGGGGTCTCGCCCGACGGTGCGCGGTACGACCGCGCGCTGGTCTCCCTCTCCCGCGGCGGCGCCGACGCGTCGGTGGTGCGGGAGTTCTCCATCTCCCGCCGCGAGTTCCTGGACGACGGCTTCTCCCTCCCGGAGGCCAAGAGCCGCATCTCCTGGATCGACGCCGACACCGTCTACGTGGGCACCGACTTCGGGCCGGGCTCGCTCACGGACTCCGGGTACCCGCGGCTGGTGAAGCGGTGGCGCCGCGGCACCCCGCTCGGCCATGCCGACCTGGTCTACGAGGGGCACCACACGGACGTCTCCATCGGTGCCGGCTACGACGACACCCCCGGCTACGAGCGGCATTTCGTCACCCGCGCCATCGACTTCTACAACAGCGAGATCTACCTGCTCGATCCGGAGACGCTGGCGCTGGAGCGGATCGACGTGCCGACCGACGCCGACGCGGACGTGCACGAGTCGCGCCTGATGGTGCGGCCGAAGTCGCCGTGGGAGCTGCCCACGGGCACCGTCCCGCCGGGCGCACTGGTGGCCTTCGACTTCGACGCCTACCGATCGGGGTCGCGGGACTACAGCACCGTCTTCACCCCGGACGCGCACACGGCCCTCGCCGGCTACGCGTGGACCAAGTCGTACCTGCTGCTCTCGACGATGCGGGACGTGCGCTCGGAGCTGCACACCCTCGAGCCCGGCACGTGGGACGAGCGCGGGACGCGCGGCTTCCCCGAGCTGGCCGAGATCGGCGTGTACTACACCGATCCGCGTGAGGGCGACGAGATCTTCGCCACCGCCAGCGGTTTCACGCTGCCGCCGACGCTGCTGCACGGCGAGGCGGGTGGATCGGTGGAGCCGCTGAAGTCCGCGCCCGCCTTCTACGACGCCGAGGGCGTCACCACGGAGCAGTTCTTCGCCACGAGCGACGACGGCACGCAGGTGCCCTACTTCGTGGTGCGCAAGCCGGCGACGGGGCCGCAGCCGACGCTGCTCTACGGCTACGGCGGGTTCGAGGTCTCGCTGACGCCGGATTACACACCGGTGTCGGGACTCTCGTGGATCGAGCGGGGCGGCGTGTACGTCCTCGCGAACATCCGCGGCGGCGGCGAGTACGGGCCCGACTGGCACACCGCGGCGCTCAAGGAGAACCGCCTGCGCGCCTACGAGGACTTCGCCGCGGTGGCGCGGGATCTCGTGGCCCGCGGCATCACCACGCGCGAGCAGCTGGGTGCGCAGGGCGGCAGCAACGGCGGCCTGCTCATGGGCGTGATGTACACGCGGTACCCGGAACTGTTCGGCGCCATCGTCTGCCAGGTCCCGCTGCTCGACATGCGGCGCTACCACCAGCTCCTCGCCGGGGCCTCGTGGATGGCCGAGTACGGCGACCCCGACGATCCCGCGCAGTGGGCGTACATCAGCGAGTACTCGCCGTACCAGAACCTGCCTTCCCCGGACGCGGATCTTCCCGCGCTGCTGGTGACCACGTCGACCCGCGACGACCGCGTGCACCCCGGCCATGCCCGCAAGTTCGTCGCGGCACTGCGTGAGCGGGGCATCGAGGTGGACTACTACGAGAACATCGAGGGCGGCCACGGCGGCGCGGCCGACAACAAGCAGGCGGCCTTCAAGTCCGCGCTGGCGTACGAGTTCCTCTGGCGCGAGCTCGGATCCGCGGAGAGCTGA
- a CDS encoding thiamine-binding protein — protein MLAAFSISPMGGDQSPDGGVAAAVAEAVAIVRASGLPNETTSMFTTIEGEWDEVMGVIKACVDRLAETAPRVSLVVKCDIRPGHTGQLTAKLERVEEHLRGGAAS, from the coding sequence ATGCTCGCAGCGTTCTCGATCAGCCCGATGGGCGGGGATCAGAGCCCCGACGGTGGCGTCGCCGCCGCGGTCGCGGAGGCGGTCGCCATCGTGCGCGCCTCCGGCCTGCCCAACGAGACCACGTCGATGTTCACCACCATCGAGGGCGAGTGGGACGAGGTGATGGGCGTGATCAAGGCGTGTGTCGACCGCCTCGCCGAGACCGCGCCGCGCGTCTCGCTCGTGGTCAAGTGCGACATCCGCCCCGGGCACACGGGCCAGCTCACCGCGAAGCTCGAGCGCGTGGAGGAGCACCTGCGGGGCGGCGCCGCATCCTGA
- the ppk2 gene encoding polyphosphate kinase 2, which yields MDLDLPVGIDLSAVSGREALQKIVDLRATEGFTVNDDDDDDPVLLTPERHVVDTWREGYPYAERLARSEYERDKRLLQIELLKLQRWVKDTGQRLVIVFEGRDAAGKGGTIKRFMEHLNPRGARVVALVKPTEREAGEWYFQRYIDHFPTKGEIVLFDRSWYNRGGVERVMGFCSDEQHERWTHQVPLFEKMLVEDGIDVTKFWFSVTQLEQRTRFAIRQIDPVRQWKLSPMDLASLDKWDAYTAAKEEMFGATDTDYAPWTVVKSNDKKRARLNAMRYILDKFDYDNKDMDVLASGPDPLIVGRGRDLISD from the coding sequence ATGGATCTCGACCTGCCCGTGGGCATCGACTTGAGCGCGGTCAGCGGCCGCGAGGCGCTGCAGAAGATCGTCGATCTGCGGGCGACCGAGGGCTTTACCGTGAACGACGACGATGACGATGATCCGGTGCTGCTCACCCCCGAGCGGCACGTCGTCGACACCTGGCGCGAGGGCTACCCGTACGCGGAGCGCCTCGCCCGGTCGGAGTACGAGCGGGACAAGCGCCTGCTGCAGATCGAGCTGCTCAAGCTGCAGCGCTGGGTCAAGGACACCGGTCAGCGGCTGGTCATCGTGTTCGAGGGCCGCGACGCCGCCGGCAAGGGCGGCACCATCAAGCGCTTCATGGAGCACCTGAACCCGCGTGGCGCGCGCGTGGTGGCGCTGGTCAAGCCCACCGAGCGCGAGGCCGGCGAGTGGTACTTCCAGCGCTACATCGACCACTTCCCGACCAAGGGCGAGATCGTGCTGTTCGACCGCTCCTGGTACAACCGCGGCGGGGTCGAGCGGGTCATGGGCTTCTGCTCCGACGAGCAGCACGAGCGCTGGACCCACCAGGTGCCGCTGTTCGAGAAGATGCTGGTCGAGGACGGCATCGATGTGACCAAGTTCTGGTTCTCGGTCACCCAGCTCGAGCAGCGCACCCGCTTCGCGATCCGCCAGATCGACCCCGTGCGGCAGTGGAAGCTCTCGCCGATGGACCTCGCCTCGCTGGACAAGTGGGACGCCTACACCGCGGCCAAGGAGGAGATGTTCGGCGCGACCGACACCGACTACGCGCCGTGGACCGTGGTCAAGAGCAACGACAAGAAGCGCGCCCGGCTCAACGCCATGCGCTACATCCTCGACAAGTTCGACTACGACAACAAGGACATGGACGTCCTCGCGTCGGGGCCGGATCCGCTGATCGTCGGCCGCGGCCGCGACCTGATCAGCGACTGA
- a CDS encoding alpha/beta fold hydrolase, whose product MVRSTARPTVATLTYKDGTTNPVRIFRGPDPSAPVVMIWPGVNVPAGYFDDFGRGLIDAGFNAVVAELRGQGDSRPRGAAGTHGFQDVVTEDYPAVSALARQKFPGAPRILLGHSLGGLMGAMYAARARRNLAGVILIACGTGYYKLDGLSGTARRIGTSVAARAAARRGHWSGPDGLGEVPAGIVADFDHLVQTGDFNVAGADVDYEARLAGTRTPVLTVAIAGDELVSERQSRFVGEKFPASEHRRIDEPLGHNQWILSPDAVIPTLSGWIVER is encoded by the coding sequence GTGGTGAGGTCGACCGCGCGGCCGACCGTCGCGACGCTGACCTACAAGGACGGGACGACGAACCCCGTCCGGATCTTCCGCGGCCCGGATCCCTCGGCGCCCGTGGTGATGATCTGGCCCGGGGTGAACGTGCCCGCCGGGTACTTCGACGACTTCGGGCGCGGCCTCATCGACGCCGGCTTCAACGCGGTGGTCGCCGAGCTTCGGGGGCAGGGCGATTCGCGTCCTCGCGGTGCCGCGGGCACACACGGCTTCCAGGACGTGGTGACCGAGGACTACCCGGCCGTGTCCGCGCTGGCGCGACAGAAGTTCCCCGGCGCGCCGCGAATCCTGCTGGGACACAGCCTCGGTGGTCTGATGGGCGCGATGTACGCCGCGCGGGCCCGGCGCAATCTCGCCGGGGTGATCCTGATCGCCTGCGGCACCGGCTATTACAAGCTCGACGGTCTCTCGGGCACCGCGCGCCGGATCGGCACGTCGGTCGCCGCGCGCGCCGCCGCCCGACGGGGCCACTGGTCCGGTCCGGACGGTCTCGGCGAGGTGCCGGCCGGGATCGTGGCCGATTTCGACCACCTGGTGCAGACGGGTGACTTCAACGTCGCCGGCGCGGACGTGGACTACGAGGCCCGTCTCGCGGGGACGCGCACGCCGGTACTGACCGTCGCCATCGCCGGGGACGAGCTGGTCTCCGAGCGGCAGTCGCGGTTCGTGGGGGAGAAGTTCCCCGCGTCGGAGCATCGGAGGATCGACGAGCCGCTCGGGCACAACCAGTGGATCCTCTCGCCCGATGCGGTGATCCCGACGTTGTCCGGGTGGATCGTGGAGCGTTAG
- a CDS encoding DoxX family protein, whose protein sequence is MTTTRDLWLLVARASVGVMFFLSGWGKAANPKRFAADFAAWGIPEPDLASTATAWAELILGALLVLGLLTRLAAAGLAVTMLGAIYYSVWPAATEASTTFTGFLSQFFYSPEWLLLLLLLALAGAGPGRFALDEPFGVEARLQRR, encoded by the coding sequence GTGACGACGACGAGGGACCTCTGGTTGCTGGTGGCGCGGGCGAGCGTCGGGGTGATGTTCTTCCTCAGCGGGTGGGGGAAGGCGGCGAACCCGAAGCGATTCGCCGCCGACTTCGCCGCCTGGGGAATCCCCGAACCCGACCTCGCCTCCACCGCGACGGCCTGGGCGGAGCTGATCCTGGGGGCGCTGCTGGTGCTCGGGCTGCTCACCCGCCTCGCGGCCGCCGGGCTGGCGGTCACCATGCTCGGCGCGATCTACTACTCCGTCTGGCCGGCGGCGACGGAGGCCTCGACCACGTTCACCGGCTTCCTGAGCCAGTTCTTCTACAGCCCCGAATGGCTGCTGCTCCTGCTTCTCCTCGCGCTCGCCGGCGCGGGCCCGGGGCGCTTCGCCCTCGACGAGCCGTTCGGCGTGGAGGCCCGGCTGCAGCGCAGGTGA
- a CDS encoding (2,3-dihydroxybenzoyl)adenylate synthase, with the protein MTSTETRYFPEEFAARYRAAGYWTSETFASFLAEAADRFGDAEALVAQDHTGAPVRLSYRELDTAAAVTAVRLRAKGIAAGDRVVLQLPNTAEFVTVLFGLFRLGAIPVFALPAHRRSELVHFVRTAGAKALITAAAISRFDHRALAAEVAAETGVEVLVVDDLPFGASAEAPAVTDVDGVFGPGGVFGTGIASGTPATVDPESLAFLQLSGGTTGVPKLIPRTHADYLYSVRESAKICGLGPGSRFLVVLPVAHNFPMSSPGILGVLWAGGTVVLGTDPAPSKAFPLIEAEKVTMTSLVPPLAMLWLQARAGGGADADLSSLDVLQVGGAKFPPEAAQRVTPELGCRLQQVFGMAEGLVNYTRDDDPEELVLGTQGRAISPDDEVRVLDEDGTPVAPGEPGLLWTRGPYTIRGYLGGVDAESFDAEGFYRTGDIVRRLPSGHLVVEGRAKDQINRGGEKIAAEEVENHLLAHPLVIDAAVVAVADEFLGERTCAVVLTGDERPTAPELKKFVRARGVAEYKVPDRVEFVTEFPTTGVGKISRRELRRALAELVRRAEEEK; encoded by the coding sequence CACCGGCGCTCCGGTGCGGCTGAGCTACCGCGAGCTGGACACGGCGGCGGCTGTGACCGCGGTGAGGTTGCGCGCCAAGGGGATCGCCGCAGGCGATCGGGTGGTGCTGCAGCTGCCGAACACGGCCGAGTTCGTCACCGTGCTGTTCGGCCTGTTCCGCCTCGGGGCGATCCCCGTGTTCGCGCTGCCCGCGCACCGGCGTAGTGAGCTCGTCCATTTCGTCCGCACCGCCGGGGCGAAGGCCCTGATCACGGCGGCGGCCATCAGCCGCTTCGACCACCGCGCGCTGGCCGCCGAGGTCGCCGCGGAGACCGGAGTCGAGGTCCTCGTCGTCGACGACCTGCCGTTCGGTGCCTCTGCGGAGGCGCCTGCCGTCACCGACGTCGACGGCGTGTTCGGGCCGGGCGGCGTGTTCGGCACCGGGATCGCGAGCGGGACGCCCGCCACCGTCGACCCCGAATCCCTGGCGTTCCTGCAGCTCTCGGGCGGCACCACCGGTGTGCCCAAGCTGATCCCGCGCACGCATGCCGACTACCTGTACTCCGTCCGCGAGTCCGCGAAGATCTGCGGGCTCGGACCCGGCAGCAGATTCCTGGTGGTGCTGCCCGTCGCGCACAACTTCCCCATGAGCAGCCCCGGCATCCTGGGCGTGCTGTGGGCCGGCGGCACCGTCGTGCTGGGGACGGATCCCGCACCGTCGAAGGCGTTCCCGCTGATCGAAGCGGAGAAGGTGACCATGACCTCGCTCGTGCCGCCGCTCGCGATGCTCTGGCTGCAGGCCCGGGCCGGCGGCGGCGCCGACGCGGACCTGAGCAGCCTCGACGTGCTGCAGGTGGGCGGCGCCAAGTTCCCGCCCGAGGCCGCGCAGCGCGTGACGCCCGAGTTGGGCTGCCGCCTGCAGCAGGTCTTCGGGATGGCCGAGGGGCTGGTGAACTACACCCGCGACGACGACCCCGAGGAGCTGGTGCTGGGCACCCAGGGCCGGGCCATCTCGCCCGACGACGAGGTGCGCGTCCTCGACGAGGACGGGACGCCCGTCGCGCCCGGCGAGCCCGGCCTGCTGTGGACCCGCGGGCCCTACACGATCCGCGGCTACCTCGGCGGCGTCGACGCCGAATCCTTCGACGCCGAGGGCTTCTACCGCACCGGCGACATCGTGCGGCGGCTGCCGAGCGGGCACCTCGTGGTCGAGGGCCGCGCCAAGGACCAGATCAACCGGGGCGGCGAGAAGATCGCCGCCGAGGAGGTGGAGAACCACCTGCTCGCCCACCCGCTGGTGATCGATGCGGCCGTCGTGGCCGTGGCCGACGAGTTCCTCGGCGAGCGCACCTGCGCCGTCGTGCTGACCGGGGACGAGCGGCCGACCGCTCCGGAATTGAAGAAGTTCGTCCGCGCGCGCGGCGTGGCCGAGTACAAGGTGCCCGACCGGGTGGAGTTCGTCACCGAGTTCCCCACGACGGGCGTCGGCAAGATCAGTCGCCGCGAACTGCGGCGCGCGCTGGCGGAACTCGTCCGTCGCGCGGAGGAGGAGAAGTAA
- a CDS encoding isochorismate synthase — MTATTSGESDHQHFLLTAAGQRLAARGTAATFTDPHAAAAALRAGSVSSVVGALPFDLADPAALTVPEHFGPVAAPAGTATVELPTLTQTAQHPAPAEHVERVRRAVALIGDSALRKVVLARAVDFEADAPLDPLAVAAALEQRDLEGNAFAVDLRAAGDDYRGRWLVGSSPEILVGRMGGTVFCHPFAGTATSPDGLLESAKDREEHAYVVDEIASALAPLCAEMDVPDAPSVTRAGPVWHLGTKIEGRLADPATTALDLALALHPTPAVCGFPRRTAAGAIAEIEGERGFYAGAVGWTAANGDGHWRVSIRCAELDGARLRAYAGGGIVGASDPQAELAETRNKLRTVLGPFRLTETARN; from the coding sequence ATGACGGCGACCACGAGCGGGGAGAGCGACCATCAGCACTTCCTGCTGACCGCCGCCGGGCAGCGTCTCGCCGCCCGCGGCACCGCCGCGACCTTCACCGACCCGCACGCCGCGGCCGCCGCGCTGCGCGCCGGCAGCGTCTCGTCCGTGGTCGGTGCCCTGCCCTTCGACCTGGCCGATCCCGCCGCGCTGACGGTGCCCGAGCACTTCGGGCCGGTGGCCGCCCCGGCCGGGACCGCCACCGTCGAACTGCCGACCCTGACCCAGACCGCCCAGCACCCCGCGCCGGCCGAGCACGTCGAGCGCGTGCGCCGCGCCGTCGCCCTGATCGGGGATTCCGCGCTGCGCAAGGTGGTGCTGGCGCGCGCCGTCGACTTCGAGGCCGATGCGCCGCTCGACCCGCTCGCCGTGGCCGCCGCCCTCGAACAGCGCGACCTGGAGGGCAACGCCTTCGCGGTGGACCTGCGCGCGGCCGGCGACGACTACCGCGGTCGCTGGCTCGTCGGCTCGAGCCCGGAGATCCTCGTCGGCCGGATGGGTGGCACCGTCTTCTGCCATCCCTTCGCCGGCACCGCCACCTCGCCCGACGGGCTGCTCGAGTCCGCGAAGGACCGCGAGGAGCACGCCTACGTCGTCGACGAGATCGCCTCCGCCCTCGCGCCGCTGTGCGCCGAGATGGACGTGCCCGACGCACCGTCGGTGACCCGGGCGGGGCCCGTGTGGCACCTCGGCACCAAGATCGAGGGCCGGCTCGCCGACCCCGCGACCACCGCGCTCGACCTCGCGCTCGCGCTGCACCCCACGCCCGCGGTCTGCGGCTTCCCGCGGCGCACCGCCGCGGGTGCCATCGCCGAGATCGAGGGGGAGCGGGGCTTCTACGCCGGCGCCGTGGGCTGGACCGCCGCGAACGGCGACGGGCACTGGCGCGTGAGCATCCGCTGCGCCGAGCTCGACGGTGCGCGGCTGCGCGCGTACGCCGGCGGCGGCATCGTCGGGGCCTCGGACCCGCAGGCCGAGCTCGCGGAGACCCGCAACAAGCTGCGCACCGTGCTCGGCCCGTTCCGGCTCACCGAGACCGCGCGGAACTGA
- the lpdA gene encoding dihydrolipoyl dehydrogenase: MADHFDTVVLGAGPGGYVAAIRAAQLGQKVAVIEEKYWGGVCLNVGCIPSKALLKNAELAHTFTHKAKLFGISGDVSFDFGAAFDRSRKVSEGIVKGVHFLMKKNKITEINGYGTFVDAKTIQVGDQTVTADNIIIDTGSTVRLLPGVTLSDNVVTYEEQILARDLPESIAIVGAGAIGMEFAYVLKNYGVDVTIIEFLDRALPNEDADVSKEIAKQYKKLGVNILTSTKVESVDDQGSQVVVKYTGPKGPGEITVSKVLMSIGFAPRVEGFGLEKTGVALTERGAIAIDDYMRTNVPGIYAIGDVTAKLQLAHVAEAQGVVAAETIAGAETQTLGDYRMMPRATFCQPQVASFGLTEQQAKDEGYDVKTATFPYTANGKAQGLGDAVGFVKLISDTTHGELLGGHLIGPDVSELLPELTLAQKWDLTVNELARNVHTHPTLSEALQESIHGLAGHMINL; the protein is encoded by the coding sequence GTGGCTGATCACTTTGACACTGTTGTACTCGGCGCAGGCCCAGGAGGCTACGTCGCCGCAATTCGCGCCGCCCAACTCGGGCAGAAGGTCGCGGTCATCGAGGAGAAGTACTGGGGCGGTGTGTGCCTGAACGTGGGCTGCATCCCGTCGAAGGCGCTCCTGAAGAACGCCGAGCTGGCGCACACCTTCACGCACAAGGCGAAGCTGTTCGGCATCTCCGGTGACGTGTCCTTCGACTTCGGCGCGGCGTTCGACCGCAGCCGCAAGGTGTCGGAGGGGATCGTCAAGGGCGTTCACTTCCTGATGAAGAAGAACAAGATCACCGAGATCAACGGCTACGGCACCTTCGTCGACGCCAAGACCATCCAGGTCGGCGATCAGACGGTCACCGCTGACAACATCATCATCGACACCGGTTCGACGGTGCGCCTGCTGCCCGGCGTCACGCTGTCGGACAACGTGGTCACCTACGAGGAGCAGATCCTCGCCCGCGACCTGCCCGAGTCGATCGCCATCGTCGGCGCCGGCGCCATCGGCATGGAGTTCGCGTACGTCCTCAAGAACTACGGCGTGGACGTCACCATCATCGAGTTCCTCGACCGTGCGCTTCCCAACGAGGACGCGGACGTCTCCAAGGAGATCGCCAAGCAGTACAAGAAGCTGGGCGTGAACATCCTGACCTCTACCAAGGTCGAGTCGGTCGACGACCAGGGCAGCCAGGTCGTCGTGAAGTACACCGGTCCCAAGGGCCCGGGCGAGATCACCGTCTCCAAGGTGCTCATGTCGATCGGCTTCGCGCCCCGCGTCGAGGGCTTCGGCCTGGAGAAGACCGGTGTCGCCCTCACCGAGCGCGGCGCCATCGCCATCGACGACTACATGCGCACCAACGTGCCGGGCATCTACGCGATCGGTGACGTCACCGCGAAGCTGCAGCTCGCGCACGTCGCCGAGGCGCAGGGCGTCGTCGCCGCCGAGACCATCGCCGGTGCCGAGACCCAGACGCTGGGCGACTACCGCATGATGCCGCGCGCCACCTTCTGCCAGCCGCAGGTCGCCTCGTTCGGCCTGACCGAGCAGCAGGCGAAGGACGAGGGTTACGACGTCAAGACCGCCACGTTCCCGTACACGGCGAACGGCAAGGCGCAGGGCCTCGGCGACGCGGTCGGCTTCGTCAAGCTGATCTCCGACACCACCCACGGGGAGCTGCTCGGCGGCCACCTCATCGGCCCCGACGTCTCCGAGCTGCTGCCCGAGCTCACCCTCGCGCAGAAGTGGGACCTCACGGTCAACGAGCTGGCGCGCAACGTGCACACGCACCCGACGCTGTCGGAGGCGCTGCAGGAGTCGATCCACGGCCTCGCCGGTCACATGATCAACCTGTAG
- a CDS encoding TetR/AcrR family transcriptional regulator, which translates to MPTTANRGRRRAEHLGPERRRPQVLDAALEIAARDGLAAVTIGTVADRLQVTRPVIYSCFPDRVALITELLDRETETMMAYVLTSLHSAHGEDPETAFIIGMRGLLAAVNERADTWQLLFSGVTDPEVVHRVQDARATLAHQAEEWIRPALVRWWDMQDLDEKLPMLMELFVSACEAAVRSMLAGRPDDADASWRGDSERIGEFYGSAVYRAFHGA; encoded by the coding sequence ATGCCTACCACCGCCAACCGCGGACGCCGCCGGGCCGAACATCTCGGGCCCGAGCGCCGCCGCCCCCAGGTCCTCGACGCCGCGCTGGAGATCGCAGCGCGCGACGGCCTGGCCGCCGTCACGATCGGCACCGTCGCCGACCGGCTGCAGGTCACGCGCCCCGTGATCTACTCCTGCTTCCCGGATCGCGTCGCGCTCATCACCGAGCTGCTCGACCGCGAGACCGAGACGATGATGGCGTACGTCCTGACGTCGCTGCACAGCGCGCACGGCGAGGATCCGGAGACGGCGTTCATCATCGGCATGCGCGGCCTGCTGGCCGCGGTCAACGAGCGCGCCGACACCTGGCAGCTGCTCTTCTCCGGCGTCACCGACCCGGAGGTCGTGCACCGCGTCCAGGACGCCCGCGCGACGCTGGCGCACCAGGCCGAGGAGTGGATCCGCCCCGCGCTCGTCCGCTGGTGGGACATGCAGGATCTCGACGAGAAGCTCCCGATGCTGATGGAGCTGTTCGTCTCCGCGTGCGAGGCGGCGGTGCGCTCGATGCTCGCGGGCCGGCCCGACGATGCCGATGCCTCCTGGCGCGGCGATTCCGAGCGGATCGGCGAGTTCTACGGCTCCGCCGTCTACCGCGCCTTCCACGGCGCCTGA